CAATAGCTCAGACACCTGAGAGAAAGCAGACAGCAGGTccagcttttgtttgttttagttccCTGAGAACAGGTTCAACCACCATAAACAGTTATAAAAGTATCTATTCACAGTGATACGACACTCCTTCATGCTGTAACTATAGCTCATACTGCTCTCCCCGAATCCCATCGCCTGCCAATCTACACGCAAACACCAAGACATCTGACTGATGTTGAAACGGTTCTTACTAGGTGGATTTATCAGGAACAAGCAGGTCAGGGGTGTGTAAACACTGACAAAACAGAGCCAAATAATATAAGGTTTAAATCTGCTCTATAACTTTTCTGCTACGGGAAAATAAAGATGCTAGCAAGACTCACTCAATATCTTATAAGCGCTCTGTCAGGTCAGAAGGGTCGAAACACGGTGCGTGACGTTGGAAGAAGAGGATGATAGTCTTAAAGTTAGTTTCCCATAGtctcttttaatttatttaactagctaactaatgAACCATGTTTTATCACATAAAAACATTACGTAATTAGCCTTTTTAGCTTAGTCAGTTAACCAAATCATTAGGACATATACCTGCCTGATGGCTAGCAAACAAGTTTATTATTTGTCCCTGCTTGCTAGTTGAGCTTTCTATAGTTCTGTTCACTCTCTGCAAATGGCAAAAGCGATACTCTTACGTAGTCCAACTCCTTCAATAGCAGTTTAATTTACCAGGATTAAACTGTTTTTCATGTCGTCTGATTTTGCTCCAAtgtgacttatttatttatgttctcaTGTTCAACGTGACATCTGACCTTAAGCCCAGGATGaaaccacacacaaatatgctCCCGGGTTGTTATTGAGTTCAAGTACGCCACATTCCAGTGGTTAAGCGATGGTCACGGGTGACCTGTGTTCGAATCTTTTGACCCTAATTTAATTAGATGCTTGGGGGAATTTGAGAGGGTCTGTATCAAAGACCGCTTTAAAGTTTATACATTCTGGGGAACTCCTTAATATACAGCTAAGACACCGGTTTAGTGATTTCTCTGCTGCGGTTGTGGTTCACCAGTTCAATCTCCTGGCTACTGAATAGGAAGGTGAAAAGTTCAAATCCAGGCTGCCACTACTGAGCGTTTCGACAAAGGTCTTTAGCATACAAATGCTCAGAACTGCTTAgtcaatacatttaaataaatgtaaatgctataTAAGTTAATGCAGAGTACAGCATTTTGTCAACTCTGCTTTAATGTGGACATCTGACAGAGGGAAGAGAGAACACTGTCTCATAAGGACTGTCACTGTCTTTCTATTCAGTGAACTTAATTACCCCAGAAGCCTACGCTTCTGTCTGTATGGTTTGGCTGGAAGCCATCATTGTCTCAAATAACCAAAATTTAAAGGGAGAATGGGGAGAAAATCAAAGTTTTTAGAGATCAACTTTTTTGATCTTGAggcttttttaaaatgtgaaacttATACAGTTGCcagaaataaaaagatgaagtataatataattataaatgaagtACAACACAGTCACATGACTTCAATGTCATCAGCACTAAGCTTCGACACTTTCGATCGTTATTTCTAAGCATGTTTCCTGAAAAGTATCCATTGCGCTCTTTTAGTGGATGAATCTGAATGTTGGAGTTGGGAATTTGCAAAAGACTGTTATTAGTATAAACACAAGCAGACTCGAGTACTGAGTTTTCTTTCAGGTGTGACGTCCACGGCAACCTCTGTAGTTCTGCGAAAAAGTTGAAAAGCACGTTAACTTCAGGATGACTGAACCAAAAgtgctaaaataataaaatagtaaaactaaatatttatttcagggTTTGTGGACTTGTTcatgctctacacacacaagccaaGCAATGTACAATATTCTTCATGATGCAACCACAATGTGCTACATGATCTCATTGTGCTACACGATCACCGGTCTTTGTTTCCCTTTGTCTGTTTTAATGCACTTAACTAATCTGACATAGGTTATTGTAGTACGTTACCATTTGTCCACCTCATGACTCTGGATCATAAGGTCAAAGTGAATATcatcacaatatttattttttgtctgtgaCTCGAGAAATTTAATATCGCATATCTGCTGACAGAGTCCTGATCTGATACTGGTGTTTTCCTAGCGTCGTATGAGAGCCGTAAAACTGCAGCGCATGCAATACCACACACTTTAAATTAAAAGCCTATTAGTTCTAGTGTGCAGTCAGGCTACACGATGGCATGTCTGAAAGGGTAGCGAGTACTGTCGCATCAAAAGCTgcaaaacatggcaaaaaacCTCTATCCTCTACCACAGCAATGGGATGGTCataaaaaacaatgaatttCATTACCCTTTCtgtaatctttttattattgtacatGTTGGAGGACTTTTCACTCTCCTTGTTCAGTGTGTGCTGTGTCGGTGCAGCCTTTTCCTGAGCTACTCGAGTGAGTGAACTCAATGCTGAATTCTATATTAGTTCGGGTTTTGTTTTTAGGTCGTGTATCGAATTGTGGTAGTATTGAATGCAGCTCGGTTGCTAATGCCACTTTTGTGTCGCCGACATTCCAGGTAGCTGTTAGACTGCTTAATTTACCaatttaatattagatttactATAGTATTTAATAGTATTGCAGGCATTATAGCCTCATAAGTCCTGCCACAAATGGTCAGGTTTAGGATATGGTTAAAAAAAGCTGATAGtgatcagttaaaaaaaaatcctttattgGACCCAGTAACATATTGAGATCAAGTCACAAGCATGTTTAGAAGAGGTCCTCTCATTTAGGTCCTCTCATTAGGACCGTGAATTGACAGGCCAAGCCTTTTTCCAACAATCTCTAATTTTAAGCATGAATGTTTAAAGAATGTTACCCTGAGTACTTTGTTTCTTTCATAATAAGAACAGTGCTGTAGGATCACACCCAAACACGTTAAGCCATTTTGTCACACCTGCCTCTTTTGCCCCCAGAAACATAATTTAGTTTCCACTCTAGGTTTGGGAGTCATCAGATTCCTCCGTGACCCATCCCTGTTGTTCCGCTCGTGTGATTCATCACAGGCACTGCTGTATTTTTATCTTAACTGGCTTCCTGGTTACATTTGAATGTGTTTGATGAGAGAGATCCACCTGCATAGAGTTATTTGAGTTTCAGGTAATAAGGATAGAGggtgggagaaagaaagaaggagagggagagagagggcaaataaaatcaataaatactCCAGCTTCCATGCTCTGTGGTTAAAGTGCACACCAGAGGCTGTGACATCATCTGTTTGCACTCCAGGCAAAccaaccaaccacacacacacacacacacacacacacacacatatatacacataaaacacaaacacaatcatccTGACACGCCACATGAAATTGGAAGCTTTGAATTTGTCAAGgtcaggacaaaaaaaaaaaggctaaatggAAAATAATTCAGGATTACCAGGATATGACTCTGAGTGTTTTTCAGtattatatttaaacagaaaactgGAACCAAGAACATTTCTGAAGGCCGTACAAAAATTTACACGATTTCCCCCTTATATTTAACTTGTATCATGTTTTATCAGTGCTGAATTCTTAATTCCACTTGgacctggctttttttttataacatttaactatttttattaacatattctAGTACATACCGATGTCGATCCTAAGCAGAAATGGGCCAACCTTAATACCTTTTTATATGCGTCCTTCTACATGTCGTCCACAAGAGAGTCAGAACAGTATCTAATTTCCCTGTGGATGTGTGACAAAAAAAGAGGGCGTTTTCTATCTCTGCGGGTAATTgatctgtttaaaataaatatagcagACTTGAACTGGGAGCCTACTCTCACTTCCCCTTAAAGTAGAGAAGTTGAGCTTGGAGGATAAAAGCCTGTTCAGTGTGTCACTGTCACCTGGAAGTCGCACAATATACCTCTTTATGCAAACAGAAGTTGGAGGCGTTGCCCTCTAATTTGCCTTCTGAGGTAATCGTGTTTTGTTCTGACGTTCCTGCGAGCAAGGACCAGCCTGTCTGCCTGACATCCCCTCCCTGTTTTAGAGAGGTTAGGTTTTAAAAATAGCACGGGACGTGCGCTAATTGTAAACACCTCCCCAATTATGCCGATGCAGATTGGGTGTAGTTTGGATTTTGAAATTTCACACGGTTTACGCCCGTGTTAAAGGTCAGAGGTAAAATTCAGCGTCAGAAGAAATTATTTTTAGTCATTAGACCTTTGGGAAAGTGGTGTTCCTTTCATTTAAGTGCTTTCTGTACTCCTGGCTCAGTCTTAGGccttatctttttttattgtgaagGATCATTGTGAGATCATTGTGAGATCATCGTGAAGGATCTTACTGTAAGGTTCAGAGTGCAGTTTGTTTtgcagtttctctctctctctctctcacacacacacacacacacacacacacacacacacacacacacacacacacacactctctgagtATTGAATTCTGCTTCTCCTTTATTTTGCCATTGTTGGTATCAAGTTACTGTCCCACTTCATTGTAACGTTGATACGGGAGCATTAGCTGCTGCTCAGTTTCCCCTCCTCCGTGTCCTTTGTCTGTTTTTGAAGGTTTACACAGCTGAACATGGTTACATTCGCATAGACAGATTTATacacttaaaaaatatttgttatatattacCAAAAGTGTTAATAGAATATTACAGTAATTCTCAACTGAATGGTTATGTCCTGTATCTGTAGcgtatacagtacatgagcaCCACGGTCAAGAATATCTAAACGTATAAAAAAAGATGTTAGTTATTTTCTCAACAGGAAACGTGCCACCACTTCTTTGCGTAATCTTGCATACACTATGAATGTGAAAGGCAGATAGTAGGCTCGAGAAGCCGGAGTACTTTTTTTCATCTTGTTCTCATTATATTCAGTATAAACACTGACTCGGGATAAATTTTTTCAGTGCTCACAaagcattaaaatgaatataatatttgtaaatacCATCACGTTGATCTGTAAGCCTTATTTGCTTAGAGTTTGAGTTTATAACATGCTTTTTTGAGAGTACAGGTTCAGCCTTTCTCCAGAGTACACTAAAAGTCCAAAGCAGAGGAGTGTAGAGTTACGTCCTGCTCTCTGAAATCCTCCacattttgaattatttattttactttctcttGCTTTAAGAAGATTCTTATTTTATAAACGATGTTTGTCGTCTGCTTAAAATAGCGCTATGCACTCTTCTGTACATGGCTGCTAATTCCTATTGCTAAATACAGTGCTGAATATTGTATCACACCGTCATTGAGAAACTAAGGATCACCCTAGTTAATGAAAAAGCAGATACGACTGGTCGAACAAGTTTGTCAGTTTGAGATCCAGGAGTGTTTTCTCTGTAAACATGGATCTGCATGTGCATGAAGCCATAAAATCATGGTTCCTGTTAACCCCTTGGACTAGGGTTAAAACTGTCTTTATCACGAAAGAAATGTCAGCCTCTTTCCCAGAGCACTATCATGTTCTCGGCTCACTTCTCATGCACATCCTTAAATGGAGGTTGGCTGTTTTTCTTGGCTTAGTTTTAGCAGCCTGATAAGGCTCTTGTAATAACGGCCTGTTTTTCTGCCCTCCCCAGAAGAATCTGAGCTTTAGGTTGCCATTTCTTGGTGCCATTTATCAAAGCCTTTTGGGTTCTTTCAGCTCAAATTGTCCAATATTAAAAGCAGGAACATATTAGACTCTCCCCACAAACTGTAAAAAACTAACCTTCAAAGTCCTGAATATTGTCCTTGCTTTATTTGGCACGAGTGAAGTACCCATTGTGCAATGTCATTTTATGTTAGCAGGTGGTTAGTTACACGTGTGGAGTTATCAGAGATAAGCTCTTTTATCTCTACCTCAAATAACTTTGCAAGAATAAAATACAGCCTTAGATCTGAGGAATGTGAAATTTCTGAAATTTAACAAACACTGTGCATTAAAGCTTTAAAGCATTAAATCTTTCCCCTTCACCTTCATGGAAGGAACATGAAGTCCTCATTGGATGGTGGCTTGTTTTCTGTGGCTACAGTGTGTCACACGCTGATGCTTTTATGACTCCTGACTTTCGGTTGACTTTCCGTGCAATTGTTAACCCGTTTCTTACCTTGCATGTTTGTCCTTACACTGGTTTTTGACATTTATTAAGATGAACTCCTGGAAAATGGATTTGATTATTAAGCTCTGCCAACATTAGCTTGTTGAATTAtatgttctctttttttaactgtGTTTCTGATCTCTGTATTTAGCTTCCAAAATTTGCAATTAATTACTAAATACATACATCGGTTCTGAGTGGTTTGTCATCAAATTCCACATCTTGGCAACATTTTCAGCAAAGAAACATTTCCTGTTGTGCCACAATAATcgcttacagtacagtatatatagactTATATGGTCAATGCtccaaatattatattttttgtaatgtgttttttattttatttatttatttattgcaatatgtttttgtttttttggaagcACATAACTATGATTTTTAACACAAAAGATCAGGAGGTAtcagtttttttcttcagtatttTGGCGACACGAGATTTTTCTTGTCTTAtttgagaggggaaaaaaggctgGTGAGAGAACGTGAAAatatagctgctgtaacataagtgAAAACAAGCACAGTTGTTTTGTAACTGTTCCacaataaatgtgaataaatataaacacataaaaaaaaaaaacatatgacgTCATAAATTCTTTGATTAAAAATTGCCGTGCTATAAGAATAAAACACGCCAGgagctgctgttaaaggaaaataaacaacttcCGGGTGGTAAAACAGATCTGCTTCAGAGCTGATGATGTTTGGACGGTCATTATGAACTTCAGGGATATGTGACAATAAAACTGCTTAATGTTTGtaaatagaaaatgtaaatgttctgaaATCTGGTCTTTTGTGGTACTATGACAGCTCACAAATGACTAGAATGTAGTATCAGTATCCTCTCTTCGTGTTCAGCAAATTTTCCTGAATGTGGGAGACATCATGCGGCTTCTCAGCATTGCTGTATCATATCATCAGCTGGTTGAAGGCCTGGTGTTTTATCACagctgtgtgtgggtggataAAGGCATGTTATTCTTCACTGAACAGCCTCTCCCGAACAATCCTATCTGCTGGCTGAGCCAAACACAGGCTAATTCCCATGCCGAGAACAGAAAGCGAGTGCTGATTTAGCACAAAGAACTAATTGTcttgtgtttgtatatttttttaagctatCCACATGCTGTTCATGGCCTGTAATTTGTTAGAACAGGCAGCAACTTCATTCAGAGTCAGTGTGACCAATAACAACCTCATACACTGAAATTAGTGTGCTTAAATTAGGGTGTCGAAGGAGATTGACGATCGGAAGGTTGCAAGATCAAATCCCAGGTACACCGATCTGCAACTGCTGTGtttctgagcaaggcccttaaccctcaattactcagttgtataaaattagataaaatgtaagtcactctggataaggcaTAATTGTAAATGCAGCACTAAttagaagaagcttttatttttagcctatagTACATATTAGATACTGAGTTTAAATTTAACAAATTGTTTCTGTTTTCAGTTGGTTCAAGCTGCTGGATAAGAGTGGTAAAGCAGACAAGGAGAGAGGGGAGGTTCTCCTGGACATCCAGTTCATGCGGAACAACATGACAGCCAGCATGTTCGATCTCTCTATGCCAGATAAGCCTCGGTCCCGTATCTCTAAGTTCAAAGACAAGGTCCGGGGCAAGAAGAAGGATGGAATATCTGACTCCGCTTCCGCCATAGTTCCTGCAACAGTTAGTCAGGTCCTGACAGACAGCGagggagaggaaaaagaaagcacaGACTCTCCAAAATTGAAGAAGTCCTCTAAATTCAAGACTCTTTTTGGATCAAAGACAAATCTCCACAGAGGCGTGTCCCAATCCATGTCCACCCTCGGTACGCTGCCTGAGAAGAACAGCTCGCTGACCAGCAGCCGATCCTCAGGCCTCAATGAAGAATTTGCTGAAGGTAAAGATAAAGACGATGTATTTTTGTGCCCTCAGTGCATGACATGACAGATTCGGTGTATTTGTTTTGATGTAATATTAAGGTTTTGCATTTGTTcaaatttttctattttttattatttctccaACAGGCAAAAGCAAGTTTAAGTTTCTGGGCCATAAGAGAAACAGTAGCACTGACAGCAAAATATCTCTTGGCCCATTCTCCCTGTTGAATCGCTCCAAACAAAGCACTCCTGAACAGAGTAACCTGTGTATTAATGGCAGTCATGTGTATGCTGAAGAGACCAAGGCAAATTCTGGTTCCTCCCTTAGCCTAAGTGGCTCTGCAAAGGGTTCTGTAGAAGACCTGAGAAAATACCATGAACGAAATGCATCTGCTGGCTCCACTGACTCTTTCAAGGGCCTTAGTATTCCTACTTACAAGCCTGACTCAACAGAAAAAGAATTTCAATTCCAACAACGCCCTCAAGAGGACGATGAAAAGAAGCACAAGAAGTCAGAAGGACGCCTACAGGAGCTTTTGGATGAGCAGGAGAGAAAGCGGCACCTAGAGCAAGAGGAGAGAAGCAAAAAACTGGATGAAGATGAAAGAAAGATGCAGAAGGAACGAGAGAGGAAGcggcaggaggaagaggagcaacAAAGAAAGAGGCGTGATGAAGAGGCAAGAAAAGCAGAGGAACAGAAACGGCAAGAAGAGTCAAGAGTTACTGAGAGGCTCACTTCTCTTTTTGGCTTAGGGCGCAAGAAAGAGGAGCAAATCTCTCCATCTGTGGAGACTCCTAAGCAACTCCAAGTTTCAGGCTCCACAAACACATTTGAGGAAATTCCACTTGGCTCAGAAAGCCAAAATCCACAGACAGAGGCGCGAAATGCCTTTACTCCAGTGCCACCCTCCGGTGGCTTTCCAGCTCGTACAGCCAAGGTTTCTGCAGTCAAGCCAAGGTGAGGGTTAAATTCCATTGGTTGCTTACATTGTCATTTGGCATGTTTTTTAGGACACCTTACATTTGTGCAAAgagcacaaaaatacacaatacataGAGAGTGCTGAGACATCTTTCTTAATTGTAAACTCGACTATGTGAAGTATGGTTTTGTTCAAGCTGGGCCCATGGATGTATAGTAAAAGGTAAGTTGAGCTGTCTACCATTCATTCCATCAGCAGCTTAAATAATACTCTTTATCtcctatttattattaattattattcatccAGTTTAACTGCCTCTTGACCTCTGAACATCTTCATTTTCTTGAAAAATCATACCCCATCAACCCCCACTAGGCCTAGACTACAGTTGAACAACTGAAAGGACTTTAGGATAATGACTTTAAGAGAACAACGTTTATGAACACTTCTTTATCTCAGTCACTGGAGACTGAAATACAAAcgttttattttcaatttgatTCTTTAATTTCAGAGGCAGCTTTAGAACTTGTTTATGACTATTTATTAACTCAAAAATTGGTCCCATTTTTAGAAATATTATAACGTTGCTTACCTCAATGCGTGTTTCTACTTTAGGAATtggttagttttatttttagcttcaGTCTGGTGTTTCTGTGAATTCTCAGTGACCGTACAGGTACCTCTTGGCTAAGGCAAGCTACATGCTATTTTTCTTCTCCTGTAACTAACTGAAAGACGTTCTAGTGCCTCATTCTTCGCTTTAGAATTCTTTGTagaattcatgtttttttgaGTCAGAATTTTCTTCTCtagtacaaaatattttattctaatctCCTAAATACTAATTCTGTTGCCTCGATTGCTGTTAGACCCCACACCAAAACATGGACCTGGGCACAAAGTAAATGACTGTATATCTTTCATCTAGCTTGAGTCAAGCTGATACAGTAAGACAGGTTTGGTACAgaagctctgattggtcagttgtgAGAGAATGTGGTCTGTTGTGTCAGCTGAGGTACTTAGGTATGGTGAAGAACAGGTTGTGGACTGGTATTGTGACCGTGTCGTCACAGGCTGCGTCTAACACATTGTGTGACATAGAGCTTCTGAAGTTGTCCTTCCTTATTTCTTGAAGATTTCTCAGTTCTTAACAGTCGATGgatgtatataaatgcaaatttaTCTACCTGGTGAGTAATTTTGCTGTACATTTACATGGtggtgatttaaaatgattgattTCGCTGTAGGAACTGCTTGTTATAGATTCATGTAAATCCCCCGGATGTTTTGTATTAATCGTTTTGCTTGTGCATTTTAGACATTCAGTatgaatgctgtgttcttttggtGGTCCTTTTATAGGTCCacttaattaatataatatgcCTGACACTGTTAATGATCAGCTCACAGACATTCTGGAGCAGTTAACAAGCAATTGTTTGTATTGCTGTGGAGAAATTGTACAGTATTTCTCTTGTGTGCAGCAtttcatttatgtttacaaatctTGCACCTGAAATAATGACAATACTAGAATTAGACTAAGTAGGCCTTAACAACCGTGATTAGTGTGCAACCCATATAGCACAGGTGATAGCACCATGAAGTTACTCTACTGATTGAATTTTGGGTTCTGGTTAGAAGCAAAGGTTATACC
The genomic region above belongs to Tachysurus vachellii isolate PV-2020 chromosome 11, HZAU_Pvac_v1, whole genome shotgun sequence and contains:
- the rab11fip1a gene encoding rab11 family-interacting protein 1 isoform X2 — encoded protein: MSLADQSQQWYPTSVQVTVLQARNLRAKGKNGTNDAYAIIQVAKDKFSTAVVEKCVEPEWKEEASFDLSLFHPGNAERCTLYIMVMHRALVGMDKLLGQAVINLLDLHDNKNRKKTDWFKLLDKSGKADKERGEVLLDIQFMRNNMTASMFDLSMPDKPRSRISKFKDKVRGKKKDGISDSASAIVPATVSQVLTDSEGEEKESTDSPKLKKSSKFKTLFGSKTNLHRGVSQSMSTLGTLPEKNSSLTSSRSSGLNEEFAEGKSKFKFLGHKRNSSTDSKISLGPFSLLNRSKQSTPEQSNLCINGSHVYAEETKANSGSSLSLSGSAKGSVEDLRKYHERNASAGSTDSFKGLSIPTYKPDSTEKEFQFQQRPQEDDEKKHKKSEGRLQELLDEQERKRHLEQEERSKKLDEDERKMQKERERKRQEEEEQQRKRRDEEARKAEEQKRQEESRVTERLTSLFGLGRKKEEQISPSVETPKQLQVSGSTNTFEEIPLGSESQNPQTEARNAFTPVPPSGGFPARTAKVSAVKPRPHPVKPMSPYESLTSGSSSIGKDLKSPTIREVAEKSKSVECGPYTQLTQEELITLVVKQQTELSKKDDKIVELEDYIDNLLVRVIDEKPSILLALNGKF